A stretch of Shinella zoogloeoides DNA encodes these proteins:
- the glgA gene encoding glycogen synthase GlgA translates to MKILSVASEVFPLIKTGGLADVAGALPLALAGHGMHMRTLMPGYPVVMQRLAKSEVVATFDDLLGEPARILAAKHEGLDILVLDAPGFFDRPGGPYTDATAKDFPDNWRRFAALSLAGAEIARGLLFGWRPDIVHAHDWQAAMTAVYMRYTGLQHIPTVITVHNLAFQGQFGPEIFPELGLPPDAFSVDGLEYYGDVGFLKGGLRTAWSITTVSPTYAQEITTPEYGMGLEGLINARAADLDGIVNGIDTAVWNPETDPHIARPFAAGSLKKRAVNRQALVERFNLDDDDGPIFCIVSRLTWQKGIDIIAEVADWIVQQGGKLAVLGSGDQGLEGALLAAASRHRGRIGIVIGYNEPLSHLMQAGSDAILIPSRFEPCGLTQLYGLRYGCIPIVARTGGLADTVIDANEAALSARVATGFQFTPINADGLRQALRRVFKAYAEPKVWARIQNQGMKSDVSWENSAARYAELYSSLLAKV, encoded by the coding sequence ATGAAAATCCTTTCGGTGGCATCCGAAGTATTCCCGCTCATCAAGACGGGAGGCCTCGCCGACGTCGCCGGCGCACTGCCGCTCGCGCTCGCCGGACATGGCATGCACATGCGCACGCTCATGCCCGGCTATCCGGTGGTCATGCAGCGGCTGGCGAAGAGCGAGGTGGTCGCGACCTTCGACGACCTCCTCGGCGAGCCGGCCCGCATTCTCGCGGCGAAGCACGAGGGCCTCGATATTCTCGTGCTCGACGCGCCGGGTTTCTTCGACCGCCCGGGCGGCCCCTACACGGACGCGACAGCCAAGGATTTCCCCGACAACTGGCGGCGCTTCGCCGCCCTCTCGCTGGCCGGCGCGGAAATCGCCCGCGGCCTGCTTTTCGGCTGGCGACCGGATATCGTGCATGCGCATGACTGGCAGGCGGCGATGACCGCCGTCTACATGCGCTATACCGGCCTCCAGCACATTCCGACCGTGATCACCGTGCATAACCTCGCCTTCCAGGGCCAGTTCGGCCCGGAGATATTCCCCGAACTGGGACTGCCGCCGGATGCCTTCTCCGTCGACGGATTGGAATATTACGGCGATGTCGGCTTTCTCAAGGGCGGCCTGCGCACGGCCTGGTCGATCACCACGGTCAGTCCCACCTATGCCCAGGAGATCACGACCCCCGAATATGGCATGGGTCTCGAAGGTCTCATCAATGCCCGCGCCGCCGACCTCGACGGCATCGTCAACGGCATCGACACTGCCGTCTGGAACCCCGAAACCGACCCGCATATCGCCCGCCCCTTCGCCGCCGGCTCGCTGAAGAAGCGCGCCGTCAACCGCCAGGCCCTCGTCGAGCGCTTCAACCTCGATGACGACGACGGCCCGATCTTCTGCATCGTCAGCCGCCTCACCTGGCAGAAGGGCATAGACATCATCGCCGAGGTCGCCGACTGGATCGTTCAGCAGGGCGGCAAGCTCGCCGTGCTCGGCTCCGGCGACCAGGGGCTGGAAGGCGCGCTGCTCGCCGCCGCCTCGCGCCATCGCGGCCGCATCGGCATCGTCATCGGCTACAACGAGCCACTGTCCCACCTCATGCAGGCCGGCAGCGACGCCATCCTCATACCATCCCGCTTCGAACCCTGCGGCCTCACCCAGCTTTACGGCCTGCGCTACGGCTGCATCCCCATCGTCGCGCGCACCGGCGGCCTTGCCGATACCGTCATCGACGCCAACGAGGCCGCCCTTTCCGCCCGCGTCGCCACGGGCTTCCAGTTCACGCCGATCAATGCCGATGGCCTGCGCCAGGCGCTGCGCCGCGTCTTCAAGGCCTATGCCGAGCCGAAAGTCTGGGCGCGCATCCAGAACCAAGGCATGAAATCGGACGTTTCCTGGGAAAACAGCGCCGCGCGCTATGCCGAACTCTATTCCAGCCTTCTTGCGAAAGTCTAA
- a CDS encoding alpha-D-glucose phosphate-specific phosphoglucomutase — protein sequence MTIKTVPTTPYSDQKPGTSGLRKKVPVFQQKNYAENFIQSIFDSLEGFAGQTLVIGGDGRFYNREVIQLAIKMAAANGFGRVLVGRGGILSTPAASNVIRKNKAFGGIVLSASHNPGGPTEDFGIKYNIGNGGPAPEKITDAIFARTKTIDSYKIADAADINLDLEGTHEIEGMTVTVIDPVTDYAELMEQLFDFDAIRKLIAGGFRIVFDAMSAVTGPYAKEILENRLGAAKGSVLNFMPLPDFGGHHPDPNLVHARALYETMMAADAPDFGAASDGDGDRNLIIGKGIFVTPSDSLAILAANAHLAPGYAKGLAGIARSMPTSGAADRVAAKLGIGIYETPTGWKFFGNLLDAGLATICGEESAGTGSNHVREKDGLWAVLLWLNILAVRKESVLAIVEQHWATYGRNYYSRHDYEEVDTDAANGLMANLRDQLATLPGKTFGALTVETADDFAYNDPVDHSVSKNQGIRILFVGGSRVVFRLSGTGTSGATLRVYIERFEPDAARHGIDTQEALADLIAVADEIAGIKARTGRNEPTVIT from the coding sequence ATGACCATCAAGACCGTCCCGACCACGCCCTACAGCGACCAGAAGCCCGGAACGTCCGGCCTACGCAAGAAGGTCCCCGTCTTCCAGCAAAAGAACTATGCGGAGAACTTCATCCAGTCGATCTTCGATTCACTGGAAGGCTTTGCCGGCCAGACATTGGTGATCGGCGGCGACGGCCGCTTCTACAACCGCGAGGTCATCCAGCTCGCCATCAAGATGGCCGCCGCCAATGGCTTCGGCCGCGTGCTGGTCGGGCGCGGCGGTATCCTGTCCACCCCCGCCGCCTCCAACGTCATCCGCAAGAACAAGGCCTTCGGCGGCATCGTGCTCTCGGCCAGCCACAATCCGGGCGGGCCGACCGAGGACTTCGGCATCAAGTACAATATCGGCAACGGCGGCCCGGCCCCGGAAAAAATCACCGACGCCATCTTCGCCCGCACCAAGACCATCGACAGCTACAAGATCGCCGATGCCGCCGACATCAATCTCGACCTCGAAGGTACGCACGAGATCGAGGGCATGACGGTGACGGTCATCGACCCCGTCACTGACTATGCCGAGCTGATGGAACAGCTCTTCGATTTCGACGCCATCCGCAAGCTGATCGCCGGCGGCTTCCGCATCGTCTTCGACGCCATGAGCGCCGTCACCGGCCCCTATGCCAAGGAAATCCTCGAAAACCGCCTCGGCGCGGCCAAGGGCTCGGTCCTCAACTTCATGCCGCTGCCCGATTTCGGCGGCCACCACCCCGACCCGAACCTCGTCCATGCCCGCGCGCTCTACGAGACCATGATGGCCGCGGATGCGCCGGACTTCGGCGCGGCCTCGGACGGCGACGGCGACCGAAACCTCATCATCGGCAAGGGCATCTTCGTCACGCCCTCCGACAGCCTCGCCATACTCGCCGCCAACGCCCATCTCGCCCCCGGCTACGCCAAGGGCCTCGCCGGCATCGCCCGCTCCATGCCCACCTCCGGCGCGGCCGACCGCGTGGCGGCAAAGCTCGGCATCGGCATCTACGAGACGCCGACCGGCTGGAAGTTCTTCGGCAACCTGCTCGACGCGGGTCTCGCTACGATCTGCGGCGAGGAAAGCGCCGGCACCGGCTCCAACCATGTACGCGAGAAGGACGGCCTCTGGGCGGTGCTCCTCTGGCTCAACATCCTCGCCGTGCGCAAGGAAAGCGTGCTCGCCATCGTCGAACAGCACTGGGCGACCTACGGCCGCAACTACTATTCCCGCCACGACTACGAGGAGGTGGACACCGACGCCGCGAACGGCCTGATGGCGAACCTGCGCGATCAGCTCGCGACGCTGCCCGGCAAGACCTTCGGCGCGCTGACCGTCGAGACCGCCGACGACTTCGCCTATAACGACCCGGTGGACCACTCCGTCAGCAAGAACCAGGGCATCCGCATCCTCTTCGTCGGCGGCTCGCGTGTCGTCTTCCGTCTTTCCGGCACCGGCACCTCCGGCGCGACGCTGCGCGTCTATATCGAACGCTTCGAACCCGACGCCGCCCGCCACGGCATCGACACGCAGGAGGCGCTGGCCGATCTCATCGCCGTCGCCGATGAGATCGCCGGCATCAAGGCCCGCACCGGCCGCAACGAGCCGACGGTGATCACCTGA